A stretch of Rhododendron vialii isolate Sample 1 chromosome 4a, ASM3025357v1 DNA encodes these proteins:
- the LOC131324311 gene encoding uncharacterized protein LOC131324311, protein MKLLADLAGQELESCLTEQESYVKELETNLVAGKEINSHQHNELKVLNEKRNNKARRMESLEKEGNRIRSEISLLNSKLG, encoded by the exons ATGAAGCTCCTCGCGGACCTTGCCG GACAGGAGCTTGAATCATGTCTTACCGAACAGGAAAGCTATGTCAAGGAATTGGAAACTAATTTAGTTGcaggaaaagaaattaatagTCATCAGCACAATGAATTGAAGGTGCTCAATGAAAAGAGAAATAACAAGGCAAGAAGAATGGAGTCATTGGAGAAGGAGGGTAACCGTATTCGTTCTGAAATTTCCCTATTGAATTCCAAG CTGGGTTAG
- the LOC131324309 gene encoding thioredoxin-like 3-1, chloroplastic, whose protein sequence is MSILAPNPHILYRETPQRDQQHTSWNGAICAVVLKSYWVGFDRRKYDGKKIEKRNFRVDAFWPDSPRPTSVELEPILDCDQLDQILLTSQQLSQPIIIDWMAAWCRKCIYLKPKLEKMAAEYDTQIKFYCVDVNKVPQALVKRGNVSKMPTIQLWKDGEMKAEVIGGHKAWLVLDEVREMIQKFR, encoded by the exons atgTCTATATTGGCGCCAAACCCTCACATTTTGTACAGAGAAACACCTCAGAGGGACCAACAACATACATCTTGGAACGGGGCGATTTGTGCTGTTGTGTTGAAATCATATTGGGTCGGTTTCGATCGCAGGAAATACGATGGGAAGAAGATTGAAAAGAGAAATTTCAGAGTGGATGCCTTCTGGCCAGATTCGCCAAGACCCACTTCAGTAGAGTTGGAACCCATTCTGGATTGTGATCAGCTGGATCAGATACTACTCACTTCACAGCAACTCTCCCAACCCATCATCATTgactg GATGGCTGCTTGGTGCCGCAAGTGCATATACTTGAAGCCTAAATTGGAGAAAATGGCAGCTGAATATGATACACA AATCAAATTCTATTGTGTGGATGTCAACAAAGTGCCGCAGGCGCTGGTTAAACGAGGAAATGTCTCT AAAATGCCAACAATCCAG CTATGGAAAGATGGAGAGATGAAAGCAGAAGTCATTGGAGGGCATAAAGCATGGCTTGTCTTGGATGAAGTGAGAGAAATGATTCAGAAGTTCAGAtga
- the LOC131323704 gene encoding protein trichome birefringence — protein sequence MADAAKHPSINDWRPVAQLKTLYSLPKTKRSSVLYYGFMFAFVAFVLFLAFTPSSDSSSLWFASIFTSFSTGNSSIALSSFSSSVVKKPRNGTNAGLGEKLTNCDLFDGEWVRDDSYPLYKPGSCSLIDEKFNCFANGRPDDAYCKLKWKPMGCSLPRLNGSHMLELLTGKRLVFVGDSLNRNMWESLICILRNSAKNQSNVYEEYGSRHQFRSRASYSFVFKDYDCTIEFFASPFLVQEWETPFQNGLKKETLRLDMIEKSADEYKSADILIFNTGHWWTHEKTSKGKDYYQEGSNVYVELNVLEAFRKALTTWGRWVDANVNPMKTLVLFRGYSASHFDGGQWNSGGQCDQETEPIKNKTYLSSYPLKMKVLERVLKGMKTPVAYMNISRMTDYRKDGHPSIYQKQNLSKEERKSPLRSQDCSHWCLPGVPDAWNELLYAELLRKQK from the exons ATGGCAGATGCAGCAAAGCATCCGTCCATCAATGACTGGAGGCCGGTCGCACAACTCAAAACCCTCTACTCTCTCCCCAAAACCAAGAGATCCTCTGTTCTCTATTATGGATTCATGTTCGCTTTCGTTGCTTTCGTTCTGTTCTTAGCCTTTACTCCTTCCTCAGACTCTTCTTCCCTGTGGTTCGCCAGCATCTTTACTAGTTTTAGCACTGGTAATAGCAGCATTGCTCTCAGTAGCTTCAGTTCTTCGGTTGTGAAGAAACCGAGAAATGGGACTAATGCCGGTTTGGGGGAAAAGCTGACGAATTGTGATTTATTTGATGGAGAATGGGTTAGAGATGATTCATATCCGCTTTATAAACCGGGGTCATGCTCGTTGATTGATGAGAAATTCAATTGTTTTGCCAATGGTAGGCCTGATGATGCTTACTGTAAACTCAAATGGAAGCCAATGGGTTGCAGTCTCCCAAG ATTGAATGGAAGTCACATGTTGGAATTGTTAACGGGAAAAAGGTTAGTTTTCGTTGGCGATTCTCTCAATAGGAATATGTGGGAATCTCTAATTTGCATTCTCAGAAACTCAGCAAAAAATCAAAGCAATGTTTATGAAGAATATGGCAGCAGGCATCAGTTTCGGTCCAGAGCATCTTATTCTTTTGTGTTCAAA GATTATGATTGCACTATTGAGTTCTTTGCGTCTCCTTTCCTGGTTCAAGAATGGGAAACGCCGTTTCAAAACGGATTGAAGAAGGAAACGCTTCGTCTTGATATGATAGAGAAGTCCGCCGATGAGTATAAAAGCGCGGATATCTTGATCTTCAACACGGGACATTGGTGGACTCATGAGAAGACTTCCAAAGG GAAAGACTATTACCAAGAGGGTAGCAATGTGTACGTTGAACTGAACGTTCTTGAGGCGTTTCGGAAAGCTTTGACAACATGGGGAAGATGGGTCGACGCCAATGTTAATCCAATGAAAACTCTAGTTCTCTTCCGAGGCTATTCAGCCAGTCATTTCGA CGGTGGACAATGGAATTCTGGCGGGCAATGCGACCAAGAAACAGAGCCAATCAAGAACAAGACCTATCTATCGTCGTACCCACTGAAAATGAAAGTGTTGGAGAGAGTATTGAAAGGGATGAAGACCCCGGTGGCTTATATGAACATCTCGAGAATGACAGATTACCGAAAGGATGGCCACCCATCGATCTACCAGAAGCAAAATTTGTCCAAAGAGGAAAGAAAGTCGCCATTGAGGTCTCAGGATTGTAGCCATTGGTGCCTCCCGGGCGTGCCAGACGCGTGGAATGAGCTGCTTTATGCAGAgcttttgagaaaacaaaagtag
- the LOC131324307 gene encoding homeobox-leucine zipper protein HOX11: MELALSLGDTPKSFSFLDKSAINRVKNDVGFCMGLGGPLAKDIGSDQIRSFGDQENTRGSSDKPVVQLDLLPLCPVPRNQPVPLELRLPWLLTHNLSSEPGSSRAQGRGAEVLNRASLAAEKRSEDGGASLSSPSTTISSFQNPLDLSVNRRRKRDSAETISICTDNERDTERRGGDGSSSRGSDHEGEEEEENGFMTRKKLRLSKEQSAFLEDRFREHNTLNPKQKLDLAKQLNLRSRQVEVWFQNRRARTKLKQTEVDCEYLKRCYETLTEENRRLQKEVHELKVLNTSQPFYNQLLPATTLTVCFSCERVASSTAAAAATAVIDTARTRH, translated from the exons atgGAATTGGCTCTGAGTTTAGGAGACACCCCAAAGTCATTCTCGTTTCTTGACAAAAGTGCTATAAACAGGGTTAAAAATGATGTAGGATTTTGCATGGGCTTAGGAGGACCTTTGGCCAAGGATATTGGAAGTGATCAGATCAGATCATTTGGTGATCAAGAAAATACAAGAGGCTCGTCAGATAAACCGGTGGTCCAGCTTGATCTTCTGCCTCTCTGTCCGGTTCCACGCAATCAACCAGTACCCTTAGAGCTCCGGCTCCCATGGCTGCTTACTCACAACT TATCCTCCGAACCCGGTTCATCAAGGGCACAAGGAAGAGGGGCAGAAGTACTGAACCGGGCGTCATTGGCAGCAGAGAAGAGATCAGAGGATGGAGGAGCGTCGCTATCATCCCCTAGCACCACCATTTCATCATTTCAGAATCCATTGGACTTGTCAGTAAATAGAAGAAGGAAAAGGGACTCGGCGGAGACAATCAGCATTTGCACTGATAACGAGCGTGATacagagaggagaggaggagatggAAGTTCTTCAAGAGGAAGTGATcatgaaggagaagaagaagaagagaatggGTTCATGACTCGGAAGAAACTCAGGCTCTCCAAAGAACAGTCAGCTTTTCTTGAAGACAGATTCAGAGAACATAATACCCTCAACCCT AAGCAAAAGCTAGATCTGGCTAAGCAATTGAATCTTCGATCTCGCCAAGTAGAAGTATGGTTTCAGAATAGAAGAGCAAG GACAAAGTTGAAGCAGACGGAGGTAGATTGTGAGTACTTGAAGAGATGCTACGAGACACTGACAGAAGAGAACAGGAGGTTACAGAAGGAGGTTCATGAGTTGAAGGTTTTGAACACTTCTCAACCTTTCTACAATCAGTTGCTTCCCGCCACCACTCTCACTGTGTGCTTTTCGTGCGAGCGTGTGGCATCCAGTActgctgccgccgccgccactgCAGTGATTGACACCGCAAGGACTAGGCACTAA